TAGGTTCTACCCTCACCTGTTAGGCCGCCGAAGCTCCCTTTAAAAAGAAAGTTAGCCAAGGGTTGTGAAAAACCAGCTTCAGGAAGTAGCAATCCACCAGTAACCACCCCACCTGCTGCTACCCCACCAGGAAGTAGTCATACATCAATGAATCTCCCACCTAACCCTATGCAAGGTGCAACACAGGGAACTACTACAAGGCTTGCAAATTTCATGAAGTTTGTGCCCAATCCTGGATTCAAGGCACCCAGACACAAAAAATGAAGATTAGGATGATTATGTTTAGGGAAAGCAGGCTATTTTTTTGTATCTATTTTGCTGATGTTGTTTACAATGCCTAAAACATTGTCCCAGTGTTGGGGATTTTAGGGAAAGTAGGCTATTTTTTTGTATCTATTTTGCTGATGTTGTTTACAATACCTAAAACATTGTCCCAGTGTTGGAGATTTTAGGGAAAGCAGGCTGTTTTTTTGTATCTATTTTGCTGGTGTTTTGGTTCTATAATGCCTTTTTTGAATCAAACATTACCAATATgaatatgaattatgaattatgattttATTCAATTGAGTTTTCTCAGCcttttctttatatattatcCTCTGTTACAAATCTAAGACTAGTTCAAGTGCTGTCCATTTCTATTTCATTGAAAAGAGGTCCAGGAACAGAAGTATGCATATAATCAAACACcttaattttcatttctttcaaACAAAAGGATAGGAACAACTACATGAACAAGGAATGCATATAACATGCATGTCATTTGTTTTTTCTAGATACAGTTGACCCTGCTGTCTATCCAGCTTTAATACAAG
This sequence is a window from Arachis duranensis cultivar V14167 chromosome 2, aradu.V14167.gnm2.J7QH, whole genome shotgun sequence. Protein-coding genes within it:
- the LOC127744989 gene encoding lysine-rich arabinogalactan protein 19-like — translated: MKRIYKKGRYRCCGEAEHTRRNCPKRAAAEEAAAAAEAAAAEAAAAQPTAANGGEGQANSAAPVPEAPTKINLDQSQPPSEATDDSQQVLPSPVRPPKLPLKRKLAKGCEKPASGSSNPPVTTPPAATPPGSSHTSMNLPPNPMQGATQGTTTRLANFMKFVPNPGFKAPRHKK